A window of Chitinophaga sp. MM2321 contains these coding sequences:
- a CDS encoding M81 family metallopeptidase: MSHRVALLGIYHESNTFLDKPTTLSDFRKGHWLKGEAIRKEYQDAFHEIGGMLEILDREGIEVIPVMYAEATPGGMITAETYAVLLQEMMDLLEEILPVDGCLVVPHGAGVSEAFADMDGHWLSQLRARVGTKIPIIGTLDPHCNISQSMVAATDALVTYKTNPHVDQRQTGKEAALLMVNHLKGKIQPQQILQALPLAISIEQQHTESEPCLSLYAYAHQLREQEGILSLSISLGFPYADVTEMGSSVIVIADQDIALALSTGQKIEAYIREHLKDFSGRKIDVAHALALLEDSPKPVLMLDMGDNIGGGSPGNSTCLLEALEAHGKCSYFICLCDPEAVASASAYKIGETYQLIITADDTNAKKLEIDVTLLQLADGKFMESNPRHGGQVNFDMGNIAIVSTAQGSIIMFTSLRMPPFSLQQLLAFNINPEDVDVLVAKGVNAPIAAYAPVCATIIQVDTPGVTRADMTLFTYHNRRKPLFPFEK; the protein is encoded by the coding sequence ATGTCGCATAGGGTTGCTTTATTAGGGATTTATCATGAGTCAAATACCTTCCTGGACAAGCCGACAACACTATCGGATTTCAGGAAGGGGCATTGGCTGAAAGGAGAGGCTATCAGGAAGGAATACCAGGATGCTTTTCATGAGATCGGCGGCATGCTGGAAATACTGGACCGCGAAGGTATTGAAGTGATCCCTGTCATGTACGCGGAAGCTACGCCGGGAGGAATGATCACAGCGGAAACATATGCTGTTCTGTTACAGGAAATGATGGACCTGTTGGAAGAAATATTACCGGTAGATGGCTGCCTGGTGGTGCCGCATGGGGCAGGTGTGAGCGAAGCTTTTGCAGATATGGACGGACATTGGTTAAGCCAGTTGAGAGCGCGTGTGGGTACAAAAATTCCAATCATCGGTACGTTGGATCCGCATTGCAATATCAGTCAAAGTATGGTGGCTGCCACCGATGCACTGGTTACCTATAAAACAAATCCGCATGTTGATCAGCGGCAGACCGGGAAAGAAGCAGCGTTGCTAATGGTCAATCATTTAAAGGGAAAGATACAGCCACAGCAGATCTTGCAGGCATTGCCTTTAGCCATCAGTATTGAACAACAACATACGGAGAGTGAACCCTGTCTGAGCTTATACGCATACGCGCATCAGTTGCGTGAGCAGGAAGGAATCCTGTCACTCAGCATTTCACTTGGATTTCCGTATGCAGATGTAACCGAAATGGGATCGTCTGTGATCGTGATAGCGGATCAGGATATAGCACTGGCCTTGTCAACAGGACAAAAAATAGAAGCCTATATCCGGGAGCATCTCAAAGATTTTAGTGGCAGGAAAATAGACGTGGCCCACGCATTAGCTTTATTGGAAGATAGTCCGAAACCAGTACTGATGCTGGATATGGGAGATAATATCGGCGGTGGATCACCGGGAAACAGTACCTGCTTATTGGAAGCATTGGAAGCGCATGGGAAATGCAGTTACTTTATTTGTTTGTGTGATCCTGAAGCGGTTGCATCGGCATCGGCATACAAAATCGGGGAGACTTATCAGCTGATCATAACAGCCGATGATACCAATGCCAAGAAACTGGAGATTGATGTTACGTTGCTTCAACTCGCCGATGGAAAGTTTATGGAGTCGAATCCCAGGCATGGGGGACAAGTGAACTTTGACATGGGAAATATTGCCATCGTTTCAACGGCACAGGGAAGTATCATCATGTTTACTTCCCTTCGCATGCCACCATTTAGCCTGCAACAATTACTTGCCTTTAATATTAACCCGGAAGATGTGGATGTGCTGGTAGCAAAAGGGGTGAATGCACCCATTGCGGCGTATGCGCCGGTTTGTGCTACTATCATACAAGTGGATACACCTGGTGTAACCCGGGCCGATATGACACTTTTTACTTATCATAACAGGCGTAAACCCTTGTTTCCGTTTGAAAAATGA
- a CDS encoding SMP-30/gluconolactonase/LRE family protein, whose product MTMGTEKVINSRVEKIADFPFYTEGPAIDSQGNIYCTTLTGGSILKVDRAQRITHWASSDCPNGQIILPNDEHLICDIGQAAIRRFDAEGQFIRNDIEKFCDDIPIHTPNDLVVDASGNIYFTDSIREEGKICFVGIDGTQRILASGLDYPNGLVVSPDQQWLYIAESYKNRIIRIDLKQPGVAMSDIKVFAALPVHPAGKPENNLPDGLTLDAGGNLWVAHYGMQAVHQLSPDGQLLLSINTAIPLTSNLVFVDEYTLIVTGGHGEPGPGSLHKIHLLP is encoded by the coding sequence ATGACCATGGGAACCGAAAAAGTGATAAACAGCCGTGTGGAAAAGATCGCAGATTTCCCGTTCTATACAGAAGGTCCTGCCATTGATAGCCAGGGTAATATTTATTGCACCACCCTCACCGGAGGAAGCATCCTGAAAGTGGATCGTGCGCAAAGGATCACCCATTGGGCATCTTCAGACTGTCCCAATGGACAGATTATTTTACCTAATGATGAACACCTGATATGTGATATTGGACAGGCTGCCATCCGGCGGTTTGATGCCGAGGGGCAGTTTATCCGGAATGATATTGAAAAGTTTTGCGACGATATTCCCATTCATACACCAAACGATCTTGTGGTAGACGCAAGTGGCAATATTTATTTTACAGACTCCATCAGAGAAGAAGGGAAGATTTGTTTTGTGGGTATAGATGGAACGCAGCGCATATTGGCTTCGGGCCTGGATTATCCCAATGGTCTCGTTGTTTCGCCTGATCAGCAATGGCTTTATATCGCAGAAAGTTATAAGAACAGGATCATCAGGATTGATCTGAAACAGCCTGGTGTAGCCATGAGTGACATCAAAGTTTTTGCAGCATTGCCCGTTCATCCTGCTGGCAAACCGGAAAATAACCTGCCTGATGGCCTGACCCTGGATGCAGGGGGAAACCTGTGGGTAGCGCATTACGGCATGCAGGCAGTACATCAGTTATCACCGGATGGACAGCTATTATTATCCATCAACACCGCTATTCCATTAACCAGTAACCTGGTTTTCGTGGATGAATATACCTTGATTGTTACCGGCGGACATGGAGAACCCGGACCGGGTTCATTACATAAGATCCATTTGTTGCCTTGA
- a CDS encoding aldo/keto reductase → MEYINVHGYTISRLTLGTVALGLDYGISNNKGKPAPQESFEIMSCALAAGINTLDTAGSYGNAEQLIGSFLDQWENRSPVNVVTKFKIKPEHLLNRNELNREIIHSVRSSLHQLKLQRISVCLLHMDSSLPMDQVAAILPSLLHDLKAEGLIDIGGVSVDHPDEVSFFLDHPEIQAFQVPVNIFDHRLINNGLLQRMQQKNKIVFARSVFLQGLFFMSADQLTGNLVKAKAYINALHDLAGQADMSIAQLAFSYVRDLPGITSIVFGAVSVGQVMQNAGLLQGGTISMALRENIRILFAEMPEDILIPALWSK, encoded by the coding sequence ATGGAATATATTAACGTACACGGATATACTATATCCAGGCTTACACTGGGTACGGTTGCTCTCGGACTGGATTACGGCATCTCTAACAATAAAGGGAAGCCTGCACCGCAGGAAAGTTTTGAAATTATGTCCTGCGCATTGGCGGCAGGAATCAATACACTGGACACGGCAGGCAGCTATGGAAATGCAGAACAGTTGATCGGTAGTTTCCTGGATCAATGGGAGAACAGATCACCGGTGAATGTGGTGACCAAATTCAAAATTAAACCGGAACACCTGCTTAACCGCAACGAATTAAACCGGGAAATAATACACAGTGTGCGCTCATCTCTTCACCAGCTGAAATTGCAGCGCATATCGGTTTGTTTGCTGCATATGGACAGCTCGTTGCCGATGGATCAGGTGGCTGCAATACTGCCTTCGCTTTTACATGATTTAAAAGCGGAGGGCCTGATCGATATTGGTGGCGTTTCTGTGGATCATCCTGATGAAGTATCATTTTTTTTAGATCATCCGGAGATACAGGCTTTCCAGGTGCCTGTAAATATATTTGATCACAGGTTGATCAATAACGGCTTGTTACAACGCATGCAGCAGAAGAATAAAATTGTATTCGCCCGCAGTGTATTTCTACAGGGGCTTTTTTTTATGTCTGCTGATCAATTAACAGGGAACCTGGTAAAGGCGAAGGCGTATATCAATGCGTTGCATGACCTGGCGGGTCAGGCGGATATGAGTATCGCGCAACTGGCTTTTTCGTATGTGAGAGACCTGCCGGGAATTACCAGTATCGTTTTCGGTGCGGTAAGCGTGGGGCAGGTTATGCAGAATGCGGGTCTGTTGCAAGGCGGTACTATCAGTATGGCATTAAGAGAAAATATCCGCATCTTGTTTGCGGAGATGCCGGAAGATATATTGATTCCGGCCCTTTGGTCTAAATAA
- a CDS encoding SDR family oxidoreductase, whose product MSMFRLDGKIAIVTGGAGYFGKPLSLALAEAGAQVIIASRDVAKCDAYAAKLRAAGWKAEGWALDQGEEASIDAFTAGVVAKYGQIDILVNNAVSREGVKDLEALSKADIENAQLINTTGLFLLTKAVVKVMRVQQSGNIINIGSIQGVVGPNFPVYGDTGMSSPVNYTYDKWGMVGFTKWLANYYGKFNIRANCISPGGYGPGVRGSEGREEFIENYKRLTPLGRFAEDDDIKGPVVFLASPAAAYITGHNLLVDGGWTNW is encoded by the coding sequence ATGAGTATGTTCAGATTAGATGGGAAGATTGCTATTGTTACGGGAGGGGCGGGTTATTTCGGTAAGCCGCTGTCATTGGCATTGGCCGAAGCCGGCGCACAGGTGATCATTGCCTCCAGGGATGTTGCGAAATGTGACGCTTATGCAGCGAAGCTGAGGGCTGCAGGATGGAAAGCGGAAGGATGGGCGCTTGATCAGGGAGAGGAAGCATCTATCGATGCTTTTACAGCAGGGGTAGTAGCGAAATATGGACAGATAGATATCCTGGTAAATAATGCGGTATCCCGCGAAGGGGTAAAAGACCTGGAAGCATTGAGCAAAGCAGATATTGAAAATGCGCAACTCATTAATACAACCGGTCTTTTTTTATTGACGAAGGCTGTTGTTAAAGTGATGCGTGTGCAGCAATCCGGCAATATTATCAATATTGGTTCCATTCAGGGCGTTGTTGGGCCTAACTTTCCGGTGTATGGCGATACGGGCATGTCAAGTCCTGTTAATTACACCTATGATAAATGGGGGATGGTAGGATTTACAAAATGGCTGGCCAATTATTACGGGAAGTTTAATATCAGGGCTAATTGTATCAGTCCTGGCGGTTACGGACCAGGGGTACGTGGCAGTGAAGGAAGAGAAGAATTTATAGAGAATTATAAGCGGTTGACCCCCCTGGGAAGATTTGCGGAAGATGATGATATAAAGGGGCCGGTGGTTTTTCTGGCTTCCCCTGCGGCTGCTTACATAACAGGGCATAACCTGTTGGTAGATGGTGGCTGGACAAACTGGTAA
- a CDS encoding MFS transporter, with protein sequence MMETATIPVKTKLPARAWLVVALLSIVGCLNYLDRTMITTMRESIITAIPMTDSQFGLLTSSFLWVYGLLSPFAGFLADRFNRSRVIICSLFLWSIVTWMTAYTTTFEGLLATRILMGVSEACYIPAALALIMDYHRTNTRSLATGIHMVGIMCGSGMGFIGGWVAEKHHWSTSFILLGIVGVIYAVILVYTLRDVPKQTNESTTAPLEEKISFFTALKDLFGLRSFNLMLAAWGLLGTVTWLVVGWLPTYLQENFHLTQSMAGLYATGFYYPAAFIGLLLGGYWADRWSRTNPRARLLVPVIGLSIGAPCIFIASSTPFLAIAVGCFMLFSLTKAFIDTNMMPILSMAANPRYLATGYGILNLVACIIGGVGLYAGGVLRDAQINLSKIYQVAALVMIASIVLLALVRPHTKTGDK encoded by the coding sequence ATGATGGAAACAGCTACTATTCCGGTAAAAACAAAATTGCCGGCACGTGCCTGGCTGGTGGTAGCACTACTCTCCATCGTGGGATGTTTGAATTACCTGGACCGCACCATGATCACCACGATGCGGGAATCAATTATAACAGCTATTCCCATGACTGATTCACAGTTTGGGCTGCTTACTTCCAGCTTCCTGTGGGTGTATGGCTTGTTAAGTCCGTTTGCGGGGTTTCTGGCTGACCGGTTTAACCGCAGCCGTGTGATCATCTGTAGCTTATTTTTGTGGTCTATCGTCACTTGGATGACTGCTTACACCACTACATTCGAAGGCTTGCTGGCAACACGCATCCTGATGGGTGTAAGTGAAGCCTGTTATATTCCTGCTGCGCTGGCATTGATTATGGATTATCACCGCACCAATACCCGCTCGCTGGCTACCGGCATTCATATGGTAGGCATTATGTGTGGATCGGGGATGGGATTTATTGGCGGATGGGTAGCGGAAAAACACCATTGGAGCACCAGTTTTATCCTGCTGGGAATTGTAGGTGTCATCTATGCCGTGATACTTGTTTATACACTTCGGGATGTACCGAAACAAACAAACGAATCGACTACCGCACCATTGGAAGAAAAGATCAGTTTCTTTACCGCTCTGAAAGATTTGTTCGGGCTGCGCTCATTTAACCTGATGCTGGCAGCCTGGGGATTATTGGGCACGGTTACCTGGCTGGTAGTGGGTTGGTTGCCTACTTATCTGCAAGAAAATTTTCACCTCACACAAAGTATGGCCGGGCTTTATGCTACCGGGTTTTACTATCCCGCAGCATTCATCGGTTTATTGTTGGGGGGGTATTGGGCAGACAGGTGGAGCCGCACCAATCCGCGTGCGCGTTTACTCGTTCCCGTTATTGGCCTCAGCATTGGGGCGCCCTGTATTTTTATTGCCAGTTCTACACCTTTTTTAGCCATTGCAGTAGGATGCTTTATGCTTTTCTCGCTGACCAAAGCATTTATAGATACCAACATGATGCCCATACTTTCTATGGCGGCAAATCCGCGTTACCTGGCTACGGGCTATGGTATACTGAACCTGGTTGCCTGTATTATCGGTGGTGTGGGGCTATATGCGGGCGGTGTTTTACGCGATGCACAAATCAATCTCAGCAAAATATACCAGGTGGCTGCCTTGGTTATGATAGCCAGCATCGTGTTGTTGGCGCTGGTACGACCACATACAAAAACGGGCGATAAATAA
- a CDS encoding aspartate aminotransferase family protein, producing the protein MENIAYKKSAQLLERAKKVMAGGVSSEFRKYGHPHALFYTHGEGAHIYDVDGNDYLDFTLSQGPLILGHSHPAVIKAVNEYTAHGQLFAGQHLQELELAEKLNNLIPSAELMRFCLDGSEAVQTALRIARATTGRKKFLRFEGHYHGWLDNVCWGISTPSEEALGSKEDPHVFPWTAGIPERAREEFIILPWNDLALLEKTVATHYEDIAAIITEPVMCNNGCIMPVEGFLEGLRKVCDQYGIALIFDEVITGFRLGLGGAQQYFGITPDISVFAKALASGYPISAVVGKREWMKVIEEATVIHAGTMNAGNATVAAALATVQVLEAEMPYDRLFRYGKKLMDGLRNAAKETNQNLLVQGPGPMVHIGFTQLDAVKDYRDTLHYDRAKLGKFMAAMHDRKVRIIGRGLWYISTAHTEANIDHAIATAREVLGNL; encoded by the coding sequence ATGGAAAATATAGCATACAAAAAATCGGCACAGCTCCTGGAAAGAGCGAAGAAGGTAATGGCGGGTGGTGTTTCATCCGAATTCAGAAAATATGGCCATCCGCATGCGCTGTTTTATACGCATGGCGAAGGAGCCCACATTTATGATGTGGATGGAAATGACTACCTGGATTTTACACTGAGCCAGGGACCTTTGATCCTGGGACATTCCCATCCCGCTGTTATAAAAGCTGTGAATGAATATACGGCTCATGGACAGCTTTTCGCCGGGCAACATTTGCAGGAACTTGAACTGGCGGAGAAGTTGAACAACCTCATTCCTTCGGCGGAACTAATGCGGTTTTGCCTGGATGGTTCTGAAGCTGTGCAAACCGCTCTCCGGATTGCCAGGGCCACTACCGGCAGAAAAAAATTCCTGCGTTTTGAGGGGCATTATCATGGCTGGCTGGACAATGTATGCTGGGGTATCTCTACTCCTTCAGAAGAAGCTCTTGGCAGCAAAGAAGACCCGCACGTATTTCCCTGGACAGCCGGAATACCGGAACGCGCCCGGGAGGAATTTATCATCCTGCCGTGGAATGATCTGGCATTGCTGGAGAAAACAGTGGCTACACATTATGAAGATATTGCAGCGATCATTACAGAACCGGTGATGTGCAACAACGGGTGTATTATGCCCGTTGAAGGCTTCCTGGAAGGACTCCGGAAGGTCTGTGACCAATACGGTATCGCCCTGATATTTGATGAGGTGATTACCGGGTTCAGACTGGGACTGGGCGGCGCCCAGCAATACTTTGGTATTACTCCTGATATTTCTGTTTTTGCGAAAGCACTGGCAAGCGGATATCCGATCAGCGCAGTGGTAGGCAAAAGGGAGTGGATGAAAGTAATTGAAGAAGCAACCGTTATTCATGCAGGCACAATGAATGCAGGGAATGCCACTGTGGCAGCGGCACTAGCCACTGTTCAGGTACTGGAGGCTGAAATGCCTTACGACCGCTTGTTTCGGTATGGTAAAAAATTAATGGATGGTTTGAGGAATGCCGCCAAGGAAACCAATCAGAACTTACTGGTGCAAGGCCCTGGTCCCATGGTACATATAGGGTTTACGCAACTGGACGCTGTAAAAGATTACAGGGACACCTTACATTACGACCGCGCTAAATTGGGTAAGTTTATGGCCGCTATGCACGACAGGAAAGTAAGGATCATCGGAAGAGGGTTATGGTATATCAGCACGGCACATACGGAAGCAAATATTGATCATGCCATTGCAACGGCGAGAGAGGTATTAGGTAATTTGTAA
- a CDS encoding aldo/keto reductase produces MNHTLIDPLTIPFSALGLGCVTFGREIDQGASFVMMDHALAHGITLFDTASAYGGGASETIVGAWLTARRPARDTLIIATKLLPPYEPVQIMAAVDQSLQRLGTDTIDLLYLHRWDPSIETTAALETFQALIQSGKIRMLGASNFNAAQISETLRRQAALGYARLGSFQNNHNLAVSDIDEAIFNIAAEHNIALVTYSPLGAGFLTGKYQQGMPGSTRFSVIPGHQDIYFQEAACRRLDTLQKVAASTGHSPVHLALAWAMHQPGVTSVLVGGRNTAQLDQAFAAQAFNDSAIFAALESA; encoded by the coding sequence ATGAATCATACGCTCATTGATCCACTGACAATACCATTCAGCGCCCTCGGATTGGGGTGTGTAACTTTTGGCCGGGAAATAGATCAGGGGGCTTCCTTTGTTATGATGGATCATGCACTGGCCCATGGGATTACTTTGTTCGATACGGCTTCCGCCTATGGCGGCGGCGCCTCTGAAACGATTGTAGGAGCCTGGCTGACTGCACGCCGGCCTGCAAGAGATACACTTATTATCGCCACAAAACTACTGCCACCTTATGAACCGGTGCAAATCATGGCGGCGGTAGATCAAAGTCTGCAGCGCCTTGGAACCGATACCATCGACCTGTTGTACTTGCATCGCTGGGACCCTTCCATTGAAACAACGGCTGCTCTCGAAACTTTTCAGGCGCTAATACAAAGTGGAAAAATACGCATGCTTGGCGCCAGTAATTTCAATGCAGCACAAATCAGTGAAACATTGCGCCGACAGGCAGCACTCGGATATGCACGTCTCGGGTCATTTCAGAATAACCACAACCTCGCCGTGAGTGATATCGATGAAGCAATATTCAACATTGCTGCGGAACATAACATAGCGTTGGTTACTTACAGTCCGCTCGGCGCGGGCTTTCTTACGGGCAAATATCAGCAGGGGATGCCGGGTAGTACCCGTTTCTCTGTGATACCGGGTCACCAGGATATTTATTTTCAGGAGGCTGCTTGCCGGCGGTTGGATACCCTTCAGAAAGTGGCGGCAAGTACTGGTCATTCACCGGTGCATCTCGCATTGGCCTGGGCGATGCACCAGCCGGGCGTAACGTCTGTACTCGTGGGTGGTCGCAATACAGCGCAGCTGGATCAGGCATTTGCCGCGCAGGCTTTCAATGACTCCGCTATTTTTGCGGCGCTGGAATCTGCCTGA
- a CDS encoding alpha/beta hydrolase: MASPQSRLFNIFLRLINKKALPVKLAASRFNFYNRPEPPLKISKICDIHQSKIDGFNVFTLKPKHKNSGKHILYLHGGAYTQNFQLFHWEFLSELVAQTHCTITAPDYPLAPAYTYKESFAMVTPLYKQLTETVSPADLVLMGDSAGGGFALALAQQMKLEQVSQPDQIILLSPWLDITLSNPAIEETEPIDPFLGKKKLQQAGLLYAGGTALDNPLLSPINGTLEGLGKISVFVGSKEILVADARKLKSMAQAKGVALNYYEYEDMIHAWMLLNFPESKKARQQITAIILRA; the protein is encoded by the coding sequence TTGGCAAGTCCCCAAAGCAGATTATTCAATATCTTTCTCCGGCTGATCAATAAGAAAGCCTTACCGGTGAAATTGGCAGCTTCCAGGTTTAATTTTTACAATCGTCCCGAACCTCCTTTAAAGATTTCAAAGATTTGTGATATTCATCAGTCAAAGATCGATGGTTTTAATGTATTCACCTTAAAACCAAAGCATAAAAACAGCGGAAAACACATCCTTTATTTACACGGCGGCGCCTATACTCAGAATTTCCAGCTCTTCCACTGGGAGTTCCTGTCGGAACTGGTAGCGCAAACCCATTGCACCATTACAGCGCCGGATTATCCGCTTGCTCCTGCTTACACATACAAAGAATCCTTTGCGATGGTAACACCACTTTACAAGCAACTAACCGAAACGGTTAGTCCGGCTGACCTGGTACTGATGGGCGATTCTGCGGGTGGTGGCTTTGCGCTGGCCCTGGCACAACAAATGAAGCTGGAGCAGGTAAGCCAGCCTGATCAGATTATCCTGCTTTCTCCGTGGCTGGACATTACATTGTCAAATCCTGCAATAGAAGAAACGGAGCCCATAGATCCCTTTTTAGGGAAAAAGAAACTACAACAGGCCGGCCTATTGTATGCAGGTGGTACTGCATTGGATAATCCTTTACTCAGTCCAATTAACGGCACATTAGAGGGCCTGGGTAAAATATCTGTTTTTGTTGGCTCAAAAGAAATCCTGGTAGCGGATGCCAGAAAATTAAAATCCATGGCCCAGGCGAAAGGGGTTGCACTTAATTACTACGAATATGAAGATATGATCCATGCCTGGATGCTTTTAAATTTCCCCGAATCTAAAAAAGCAAGACAGCAGATTACAGCGATCATATTAAGGGCATAA
- a CDS encoding DUF6320 domain-containing protein — protein MIICKNCGVELEEGIAFCPLCGVPVNGQAGSEHTHFHLTGEGPQFTGGHVKMSRPQRKFTWEIASIILLSGAIASIAINLIISKKITWSEYPLAISLTIFSYVSIFTFWNQKTIPRMAAGFIVSCFFLVMLDTLTRNISWEVKLGIPLLLASNLVMALLIAVIRVAKYKGINLIAYSFLGSAILCICIEGILSFYRNGSFHLDWSIIVAACTVPVSIVLFFVHFRLKRGQNLERTFHI, from the coding sequence ATGATCATTTGTAAAAATTGCGGCGTGGAACTGGAGGAGGGAATAGCATTTTGTCCCTTATGTGGCGTGCCGGTAAACGGACAAGCAGGGAGTGAGCATACCCATTTTCATTTAACTGGAGAGGGACCGCAATTTACGGGTGGTCATGTTAAGATGAGCCGGCCGCAAAGAAAATTTACATGGGAAATTGCCTCTATCATTCTGCTCTCCGGGGCCATTGCATCTATCGCTATTAATCTTATCATCAGCAAAAAAATTACGTGGTCTGAATATCCGCTTGCTATTTCTCTTACTATTTTTTCTTACGTATCTATATTTACATTCTGGAATCAAAAAACCATCCCGAGGATGGCCGCTGGATTCATTGTATCCTGTTTTTTTTTAGTCATGCTTGATACGCTCACCCGCAATATCAGTTGGGAAGTAAAACTGGGAATCCCCTTGCTGCTGGCCAGTAATCTGGTGATGGCATTACTGATAGCCGTTATCCGTGTGGCAAAGTATAAGGGCATCAACCTGATCGCATATTCCTTTCTTGGATCGGCTATCTTATGTATTTGTATTGAAGGGATCTTATCTTTTTATAGAAATGGCAGCTTTCATCTTGATTGGAGCATCATTGTGGCTGCCTGTACTGTTCCTGTAAGTATTGTATTGTTCTTTGTGCATTTCAGGTTGAAAAGAGGGCAAAATCTTGAGCGCACTTTTCACATTTAG
- a CDS encoding HU family DNA-binding protein: MATEAGITKSAAALVIDAVVSAVASTLKKGESVTLPGLGTFSVSKRAARNGRNPQTGQTIRIKAKKVASFKAGKVLSEKIR, translated from the coding sequence ATGGCAACAGAAGCCGGCATTACAAAGAGCGCAGCAGCCCTGGTCATTGATGCGGTGGTGAGTGCGGTTGCATCCACCCTAAAGAAGGGTGAAAGCGTTACTTTACCTGGTTTAGGCACCTTCTCCGTTTCAAAAAGAGCTGCCCGCAATGGCCGGAATCCGCAAACCGGGCAAACGATCAGGATTAAAGCTAAGAAGGTCGCCAGTTTTAAAGCCGGGAAGGTGCTGAGCGAGAAGATCAGGTGA